A genome region from Etheostoma cragini isolate CJK2018 chromosome 4, CSU_Ecrag_1.0, whole genome shotgun sequence includes the following:
- the LOC117943495 gene encoding beta-crystallin B3-like — MGRAGQRLPVCQGQRGKPIEKHCDGHNGCDRLAASTGFLLLWPEINHKYPHWPPTTARQASTPTHTLTLRQTEKREKKAERRRAWLVRGAVKHKPSRGTMTDQQGNPDQLPAEKGQGGSGATYKLAVFEFENFRGKKVELSGECIDVLEKTQRIGSVIVESGPWVGFERPGFAGEQFVLEKGEYPRWSAWTNCMSIYSLSSFKPLKVDSADHKLHLFENTGFEGKKMEIVDDDVPSLWAHGFQDRVASAKAINGTWVGYMYPGYRGCQYVLEKGDFKHWNNWGATAPQIQSVRRVRDMQWHKRGCYIAPAPAPTPPKPNPTPDPTPSPNPNPNPKPNPNPNPAPNPKSKTQPQP, encoded by the exons ATGGGCAGAGCTGGGCAGCGTTTGCCAGTGTGCCAGGGGCAGAGGGGCAAGCCTATTGAGAAGCACTGTGATGGACACAATGGGTGCGACAGACTTGCTGCATCAACAGGCTTTTTGCTGCTGTGGCCAGAAATAAACCATAAATACCCCCACTGGCCTCCAACGACCGCTCGCCAGGcctccacacccacacacaccctcacactgagacagacagaaaagagagaaaagaaagcgGAAAGACGGAGAGCGTGGCTTGTACGTGGTGCAGTGAAGCACAAGCCATCCAG AGGCACAATGACAGACCAGCAGGGAAATCCAGACCAGCTGCCTGCAGAGAAGGGCCAAGGAGGTTCTGGAGCCACATATAAG TTGGCCGTTTTTGAGTTTGAGAACTTTCGTGGAAAGAAGGTGGAGTTGTCTGGTGAATGTATAGATGTGTTGGAGAAGACGCAGAGAATTGGCTCGGTCATTGTGGAGTCGGGACC ATGGGTGGGGTTTGAGCGTCCAGGTTTTGCAGGAGAGCAGTTTGTGCTGGAGAAAGGAGAATACCCTCGCTGGAGCGCCTGGACCAACTGCATGAGTATCTACAGTCTGAGCTCATTCAAACCTCTGAAAGTG gaCAGTGCAGATCATAAGCTTCACCTGTTTGAGAATACAGGCTTTGAAGGTAAAAAGATGGAGATTGTTGATGATGACGTCCCCAGTCTGTGGGCTCATGGATTCCAGGATCGAGTGGCCAGTGCTAAGGCTATCAATGGAAC GTGGGTGGGATACATGTATCCAGGCTACAGAGGGTGCCAGTATGTGCTTGAGAAAGGAGATTTCAAGCACTGGAACAATTGGGGAGCCACTGCACCTCAGATCCAGTCCGTCCGACGAGTGCGGGACATGCAGTGGCACAAGAGAGGGTGCTATATTGCCCCTGCCCCTGCTCCTACACCTCCTAAACCTAATCCCACCCCCGACCCCACTCCCAGTCCCAATCCCAACCCAAACCCAAAACCCAATCCCAATCCTAACCCTGCTCCCAACCCCAAATCAAAAACTCAACCCCAACCGTAA